The Pseudomonadota bacterium genome window below encodes:
- a CDS encoding 3-deoxy-7-phosphoheptulonate synthase, whose protein sequence is MNTTTDDLRIREQHELTSPQALCDAHPLTEAAANTVTASRQAARAILDGVDDKLIVVVGPCSIHDPAAAREYARRLVEAMPQFASELHIIMRVYFEKPRTTVGWKGLINDPHLDESFDINSGLVVARELLLDFNHMGVSCGVEFLDLISPQYIADLVSWGAIGARTTESQSHRELASGLSCPVGFKNGTAGSVQIAVDALRSAAYPHRFIGVTKGGASAILTTTGNSDCHVILRGGKNTNYDAASVDDACALLAKADQAERVMIDFSHANSRKKHERQVYVGRDVASQVAAGDDRIVGVMIESHLVAGNQSYSADRTPTYGQSITDACIGWEDTVPLLQSLADAVKARRDARG, encoded by the coding sequence ATGAACACCACCACCGACGACCTCCGCATCCGCGAGCAACACGAACTCACCAGCCCGCAGGCTCTCTGCGACGCGCACCCGCTGACAGAAGCGGCGGCAAACACTGTCACGGCGTCGCGTCAGGCCGCCCGCGCCATCCTGGACGGCGTGGACGACAAACTCATCGTTGTGGTCGGGCCCTGTTCGATCCATGACCCCGCTGCCGCCCGCGAGTACGCCAGACGGCTGGTGGAGGCCATGCCGCAATTCGCGTCAGAGTTGCACATCATCATGCGCGTGTATTTCGAGAAGCCACGCACCACCGTTGGGTGGAAAGGGCTGATCAACGACCCGCACCTCGACGAGTCCTTCGACATCAACAGCGGTCTGGTGGTGGCGCGCGAACTGTTGCTCGACTTCAACCACATGGGTGTCTCCTGCGGGGTGGAGTTTCTCGACCTGATCAGCCCGCAGTACATCGCCGACCTGGTCAGTTGGGGCGCCATCGGGGCGCGGACGACGGAGAGCCAATCGCACCGCGAACTCGCCAGCGGGCTGTCGTGCCCGGTCGGCTTCAAGAACGGCACCGCGGGCAGCGTGCAGATAGCCGTCGATGCGTTGCGCTCGGCAGCTTACCCGCACCGCTTCATCGGTGTGACCAAGGGCGGAGCGTCGGCGATTCTGACAACGACCGGCAATTCGGACTGTCACGTGATCCTGCGCGGTGGCAAGAACACCAACTACGACGCGGCGAGCGTCGACGACGCCTGCGCCCTGCTGGCCAAGGCCGATCAGGCCGAGCGGGTCATGATCGATTTCAGCCACGCCAACAGCCGCAAGAAGCACGAACGTCAGGTGTACGTGGGCCGCGATGTCGCCTCCCAGGTCGCCGCAGGCGACGACCGTATCGTCGGTGTGATGATCGAGAGCCACCTGGTTGCGGGCAACCAGAGTTACAGCGCCGACCGCACGCCGACCTACGGGCAGAGCATCACCGATGCGTGCATCGGGTGGGAAGACACGGTGCCGTTGCTGCAATCGCTGGCTGACGCGGTCAAGGCGCGCCGGGACGCGCGGGGCTAG
- the hisC gene encoding histidinol-phosphate transaminase, which produces MSQFWSPDVHALRPYTPGEQPAVQDLIKLNTNESPYPPAPGVAAAIQAAVDDLRLYPEPDSAALRSSLAQYHGVGDEQVFVGNGSDEVLAHAFRALFRHTQPLLYPDISYSFYPVYAGLFAVPTRTVPLDAELKIDPEGFAGDCGGVIFPNPNAPTGRLMPLDAVAAIAERNAHCAVIVDEAYIDFGGESAIVLLPQHPNVLVVRTFSKSRALAGMRVGYAVGSAELVDGLTRVKDSFNSYPLDRLAHAAAVASVADETYFQANCARVVRNRDQLVASLAGLGFETVPSAANFLFTRHPDHAGAALAAALRERHILVRHFDKPRIDDHLRISVGSGAECAALVEALSAIV; this is translated from the coding sequence ATGAGCCAGTTCTGGAGTCCCGACGTCCACGCGTTGCGCCCCTACACACCGGGTGAGCAACCCGCCGTTCAGGACCTCATCAAGCTCAACACCAACGAGAGTCCGTACCCACCGGCGCCCGGTGTAGCGGCAGCCATACAGGCAGCTGTGGATGACCTGCGTCTGTACCCCGAGCCCGACTCCGCGGCGTTGCGCAGCAGCCTCGCGCAATACCACGGCGTGGGCGACGAGCAGGTGTTCGTCGGCAACGGCTCGGACGAAGTGTTGGCACACGCATTCCGCGCGCTGTTCCGACACACACAGCCGTTGCTGTACCCCGACATCAGCTACAGCTTCTATCCGGTGTACGCGGGGCTCTTCGCTGTGCCGACGCGCACAGTACCACTCGACGCCGAACTGAAGATTGACCCGGAGGGATTCGCCGGCGACTGCGGCGGCGTGATTTTCCCGAACCCCAACGCGCCGACCGGGCGACTGATGCCGCTGGATGCGGTCGCGGCGATTGCCGAGCGCAACGCCCACTGCGCCGTGATCGTCGACGAGGCCTACATTGATTTCGGCGGTGAATCGGCGATCGTGCTGCTGCCGCAGCACCCCAACGTGCTGGTGGTGCGCACCTTCTCGAAGTCGCGTGCACTCGCTGGCATGCGGGTGGGCTACGCGGTGGGCTCAGCCGAGCTGGTCGACGGCCTCACCCGGGTCAAGGACAGCTTCAATTCCTATCCGCTCGACCGCCTGGCGCACGCGGCCGCGGTCGCGAGCGTCGCCGACGAGACCTACTTCCAGGCCAATTGCGCGCGCGTGGTGCGCAACCGCGATCAGCTCGTGGCGTCGTTGGCCGGCCTCGGATTCGAAACCGTGCCGTCGGCGGCCAATTTTCTCTTCACCCGACACCCGGACCACGCCGGTGCGGCACTGGCCGCGGCCTTGCGCGAGCGGCATATCCTGGTGCGTCACTTCGACAAGCCGCGCATCGATGACCACCTTCGGATCAGCGTCGGTAGCGGCGCCGAGTGTGCGGCGCTGGTCGAGGCACTGAGCGCCATCGTCTGA
- a CDS encoding 3-deoxy-7-phosphoheptulonate synthase: MTQHQTDDLRIRELKELSPPKQVMDEIPVSATAAETVFNARQAMREVLDGTDDRVAVVVGPCSIHDPDAARDYAERLAALTPELEQDLLIIMRVYFEKPRTTVGWKGLINDPGIDGSFEINRGLRIARQLLLDINELGLPCGVEYLDLISPQFIADLVSWGAIGARTTESQSHRELASGLSCPVGFKNGTAGSVQMAVDAIRSAMQPHHFLSVTKDGGSAIFATTGNTDCHIILRGGAYTNYDAASVDDACALLEKVDLMPRVMIDCSHANSRKKHARQVYVNRDICHQIADGDARITGVMIESNLVEGNQPYRADREPVYGQSITDACVAWDNTVPMLHQLAEAVRARRALSTA; the protein is encoded by the coding sequence ATGACCCAGCACCAGACCGACGATCTCCGCATCCGCGAACTCAAGGAGCTCTCTCCCCCGAAACAGGTGATGGACGAAATCCCCGTGTCCGCGACGGCAGCGGAGACGGTATTCAACGCCCGCCAGGCCATGCGCGAGGTGCTCGACGGCACCGACGACCGGGTCGCGGTGGTGGTGGGGCCGTGTTCGATCCACGACCCTGACGCGGCGCGCGACTACGCCGAGCGTCTCGCGGCACTCACGCCCGAGCTCGAGCAGGACCTGCTGATCATCATGCGCGTCTATTTCGAGAAGCCGCGGACCACGGTGGGTTGGAAAGGCCTGATCAACGACCCCGGCATCGACGGCAGCTTCGAGATCAACCGTGGCCTGCGCATCGCCAGACAACTGCTGCTCGACATCAACGAGCTCGGCTTGCCCTGCGGTGTCGAGTACCTCGACCTGATCAGCCCGCAGTTCATTGCCGACCTCGTCAGCTGGGGCGCAATCGGGGCGCGCACGACGGAGAGCCAGTCGCACCGCGAGCTGGCCAGCGGACTGTCTTGTCCGGTCGGTTTCAAGAACGGCACGGCCGGCAGCGTGCAGATGGCCGTGGACGCCATCCGCTCGGCCATGCAGCCGCACCATTTTCTCTCGGTGACCAAGGACGGGGGCTCGGCGATCTTCGCGACCACCGGCAACACCGATTGCCACATCATTCTCCGCGGCGGCGCGTACACCAACTACGATGCCGCCAGCGTCGACGATGCCTGCGCGCTGCTCGAGAAGGTCGATCTGATGCCGCGCGTCATGATCGACTGCAGCCATGCCAACAGCCGGAAGAAACACGCCCGGCAGGTCTACGTCAACCGCGATATCTGCCACCAGATTGCCGACGGTGACGCGCGCATCACCGGCGTCATGATCGAGAGCAACCTGGTGGAGGGCAACCAGCCGTACCGGGCTGACCGTGAACCCGTCTACGGGCAGAGCATCACCGACGCCTGCGTCGCCTGGGACAACACTGTCCCGATGTTGCACCAGCTCGCCGAGGCCGTGCGCGCCCGCCGGGCACTCTCAACCGCTTAA
- a CDS encoding Nif3-like dinuclear metal center hexameric protein: MVERDELVARCESVMASHAITDYCPNGLQVEGRAQVQRVLAGVTACEALLDEAIRWDACAVLVHHGYFWRGEAEPLVGMKGRRVAKLIRANQNLIAYHLPLDVHPTLGNNAQLASRLGLQQTRALAAGGTEGLLWVGELDEAEPLDAFAARVAGVVARTPTVVGTPARGEVKRVALCSGGAQGFLSDAAALGADVYISGEISERTTHEARELGVGFLAAGHHATERLGVQALGAFLANECAIEYRFFDVENPA; the protein is encoded by the coding sequence ATGGTCGAACGCGACGAACTGGTGGCACGGTGTGAATCGGTGATGGCAAGTCACGCCATCACCGACTATTGCCCCAACGGCCTGCAGGTTGAAGGTCGCGCCCAGGTGCAACGGGTGCTGGCCGGGGTCACGGCGTGCGAGGCGCTGTTGGACGAGGCGATTCGGTGGGATGCGTGTGCCGTGTTGGTGCACCACGGGTACTTCTGGCGCGGTGAGGCCGAGCCGCTGGTGGGTATGAAGGGCCGCCGCGTGGCCAAGCTGATTCGCGCCAACCAGAACCTGATCGCCTACCACCTGCCACTTGACGTGCACCCCACGCTCGGCAACAACGCACAGCTCGCTTCGCGCCTCGGGCTGCAACAGACCCGCGCTCTTGCGGCGGGCGGGACCGAGGGCCTGCTCTGGGTCGGCGAACTTGATGAGGCGGAACCGCTGGACGCCTTTGCAGCGCGGGTTGCCGGTGTGGTGGCGCGGACGCCGACAGTGGTGGGCACACCTGCGCGCGGGGAGGTCAAACGGGTTGCCCTGTGTTCTGGCGGTGCGCAGGGCTTCTTGTCCGACGCGGCCGCGCTCGGCGCGGACGTCTACATCTCGGGTGAAATCTCGGAGCGGACGACGCACGAAGCACGCGAACTTGGCGTCGGTTTTTTGGCGGCAGGGCACCACGCCACGGAGCGCCTGGGGGTGCAGGCACTCGGCGCCTTTCTGGCCAACGAGTGTGCGATCGAGTACCGGTTTTTCGACGTCGAAAACCCGGCCTGA
- a CDS encoding trypsin-like peptidase domain-containing protein yields the protein MKTASIAFWLRSAGFGLLAALAAWGVWQSWQRYMVPAELAVPSYASAVTRAAPAVVEVRAQRPAERAATDNPLLDELFNDDQEPTPLRTQGSGVIVNDTGHIITNHHVIADAVDIKVTLNNLNEYAATVIGADRETDMAVLKIEADEPLPVIALGDDQLLQVGDIVLAIGNPFGIGQSVTQGIVSALRRQVGGFTAYDQFIQTDAAINPGSSGGALVNLRGELIGLNTSVFDRGDSSQGISFAIPTQLLISIAQQLIEHGTVRRSWLGVAATDWTLGDGQPAPGVLITGIYRNSPAENAGLRPGDIIRAIDTESTDNVRSLQYLSSRYGPGDTVLLRVARQGSLYDVELVLGERPS from the coding sequence ATGAAAACAGCTTCCATCGCCTTCTGGCTGCGCTCGGCCGGCTTCGGTCTGCTTGCGGCGCTGGCGGCGTGGGGTGTCTGGCAATCGTGGCAACGCTACATGGTGCCAGCCGAGCTGGCCGTGCCGAGCTACGCTTCGGCGGTGACCCGCGCGGCGCCCGCCGTGGTCGAGGTCCGCGCACAGCGACCCGCCGAACGCGCTGCGACCGACAACCCGCTGCTGGACGAGCTGTTCAACGACGACCAGGAACCGACACCGCTGCGCACCCAGGGCTCGGGCGTTATCGTCAATGACACCGGCCACATCATCACCAACCATCACGTCATCGCCGATGCCGTTGACATCAAGGTGACGCTCAACAACCTCAACGAATACGCCGCGACCGTGATCGGTGCAGACCGCGAAACCGACATGGCCGTGCTGAAGATCGAGGCCGACGAGCCGCTGCCGGTGATCGCACTCGGCGACGATCAGCTGCTGCAAGTGGGCGACATCGTGCTGGCCATCGGCAACCCGTTCGGGATCGGCCAGAGCGTCACTCAAGGCATCGTCTCAGCACTGCGCCGACAGGTCGGCGGGTTCACCGCCTACGATCAGTTCATTCAAACCGACGCTGCCATCAACCCGGGCAGTTCCGGCGGCGCGTTGGTCAACCTGCGCGGCGAGCTGATCGGGCTCAACACGTCTGTATTCGACCGCGGCGACAGCAGCCAGGGGATCAGTTTCGCAATCCCCACGCAATTGTTGATCTCGATCGCACAACAGCTGATCGAGCACGGCACCGTGCGGCGCAGCTGGCTCGGTGTCGCAGCGACCGACTGGACGCTGGGCGACGGCCAGCCGGCGCCGGGGGTGTTGATCACCGGCATCTACCGAAACAGTCCGGCCGAGAACGCAGGCTTGCGGCCCGGCGACATCATCCGTGCGATCGACACCGAGTCGACCGACAACGTGCGCAGCTTGCAATACCTGAGTTCGCGCTACGGGCCGGGCGACACGGTGCTGCTGCGCGTGGCGCGCCAGGGCTCGCTCTACGACGTTGAACTCGTGCTCGGTGAGCGACCGTCCTGA